A single Curtobacterium sp. MCJR17_020 DNA region contains:
- a CDS encoding glycerate kinase, producing the protein MRIVVAPDSFKGTATAASVAQAIADGWLTERPDDDVALVPMADGGEGTLEAFATAVPGAVRVPVTVTGPAGTPVETWWLMLPDGRAVVELAATSGLPMLDELIPETATSRGFGEAIAAALDAGATGLVLGIGGSASTDGGRPVLEALGYDGDRGALRALPPLGVTVLTDVTSPLLGPTGAAAVFGPQKGIEPSRVAGFDEQLAAWAARFPDVDPATPGAGAAGGVGFGLLVWGATLARGADGVAEVLDLADRLTGADVVISGEGRYDGQSAAGKVPSVVRSLTATHAPAARSMLVAGAIEASLDDYAAAASLTVLATQTTGEPDDALADPLRFATIAGQRLARLA; encoded by the coding sequence GTGCGCATCGTGGTGGCTCCGGACTCGTTCAAGGGCACCGCGACCGCGGCGTCCGTCGCCCAGGCGATCGCGGACGGCTGGCTGACCGAACGCCCCGACGACGACGTGGCGCTCGTGCCGATGGCCGACGGCGGCGAGGGCACCCTCGAGGCGTTCGCGACCGCGGTCCCCGGTGCGGTCCGGGTCCCCGTCACCGTGACCGGGCCCGCCGGCACCCCCGTCGAGACGTGGTGGCTCATGCTGCCCGACGGCCGTGCGGTGGTGGAGCTCGCGGCGACGAGCGGTCTCCCGATGCTCGACGAACTCATACCGGAGACCGCGACGAGCCGGGGGTTCGGCGAGGCGATCGCCGCCGCGCTCGACGCCGGTGCCACGGGGCTCGTGCTCGGCATCGGCGGCAGCGCCTCAACCGACGGCGGACGACCCGTGCTCGAGGCGCTCGGGTACGACGGCGACCGCGGCGCGCTGCGTGCCCTGCCACCGCTCGGCGTCACCGTCCTGACCGACGTGACCTCACCGTTGCTCGGCCCGACCGGCGCCGCGGCGGTCTTCGGGCCGCAGAAGGGCATCGAGCCCTCGCGCGTCGCCGGGTTCGACGAGCAGCTTGCCGCCTGGGCCGCACGGTTCCCGGACGTCGACCCGGCCACGCCCGGCGCCGGCGCCGCTGGTGGCGTCGGCTTCGGTCTGCTCGTCTGGGGTGCGACCCTGGCCCGCGGTGCGGACGGCGTCGCCGAGGTCCTCGATCTCGCCGACCGGCTCACCGGTGCCGACGTCGTGATCAGCGGCGAGGGCCGGTACGACGGGCAGTCCGCCGCCGGCAAGGTCCCGTCGGTGGTGCGGTCACTCACGGCGACGCACGCCCCCGCGGCCCGGTCGATGCTCGTCGCCGGCGCGATCGAGGCCTCCCTCGACGACTACGCCGCGGCCGCCTCGCTCACCGTGCTCGCCACGCAGACCACCGGCGAACCGGACGACGCCCTGGCCGACCCGCTGCGCTTCGCCACGATCGCGGGCCAGCGCCTGGCACGGCTGGCCTGA
- a CDS encoding M20/M25/M40 family metallo-hydrolase: MNTGDAAQQANESADPLRDAVRAGMPAGLDELAALVAIPSVHDPAVQSLDDCRRVAERVRGAFDGLGLTSRVVTTSNGSQAVLATHPAPPGAPTVLLYAHHDVQPAGDLAAWTSDPWTLTERQGRLYGRGAADCKGGVVTHLVALRALLDVHGSFPIGLVVVVEGSEEQGTDGLEQYVSTHAADFADVDTAVVMDAGNAAVGVPALVTTLRGTAFVELRVRALHGNVHSGMFGGAAPDAIATLVALLATLRDDAGDTTVDGLEASQTWDGLPYDADRFAADAGLLDGAVPIGSGDPASQVWARPALTVVGIDAPAVAGSSPSVQATAGAALNLRVPPGVDPAAAGELLVAHLLRRAPAGVEVTARVTGTGDGFRATAGQYSSAFRSALASSYRVSSVGSLGGGGSIPLCATLERAIPGVEVILAGVSEPAANVHAPDESVDPSEIEHMALAEATFLAGLGAAGS; encoded by the coding sequence GTGAACACCGGCGACGCGGCGCAGCAGGCGAACGAGTCCGCTGACCCGCTCCGCGACGCGGTCCGCGCCGGGATGCCCGCCGGACTCGACGAGCTCGCGGCGCTCGTCGCCATCCCGTCCGTCCACGACCCGGCCGTGCAGTCGCTCGACGACTGCCGCCGCGTCGCCGAGCGCGTGCGCGGTGCGTTCGACGGCCTCGGCCTGACCTCGCGCGTCGTCACGACGTCGAACGGCTCGCAGGCGGTGCTCGCGACCCACCCCGCGCCGCCCGGCGCCCCGACGGTCCTGCTCTACGCCCACCACGACGTCCAGCCCGCCGGCGACCTCGCAGCGTGGACGAGCGACCCGTGGACCCTGACCGAGCGACAGGGTCGCCTGTACGGTCGCGGTGCTGCTGACTGCAAGGGCGGGGTCGTCACCCACCTCGTGGCGCTGCGGGCCCTGCTCGACGTGCACGGCTCGTTCCCGATCGGACTCGTCGTGGTCGTCGAGGGGTCCGAGGAACAGGGCACCGACGGTCTCGAGCAGTACGTGTCCACCCACGCAGCGGACTTCGCCGACGTCGACACAGCCGTCGTGATGGACGCCGGCAACGCCGCCGTCGGGGTCCCCGCGCTCGTGACCACCCTGCGCGGCACGGCGTTCGTCGAGCTGCGCGTCCGAGCGCTGCACGGCAACGTGCACTCGGGGATGTTCGGCGGTGCCGCACCCGATGCCATCGCGACCCTGGTGGCACTGCTCGCCACGCTTCGCGACGACGCCGGGGACACCACCGTCGACGGACTCGAGGCCTCGCAGACCTGGGACGGCCTGCCCTACGACGCCGACCGGTTCGCCGCCGATGCCGGGCTGCTCGACGGCGCGGTGCCGATCGGGTCCGGGGACCCGGCATCCCAGGTCTGGGCACGGCCGGCGCTGACCGTCGTCGGCATCGATGCGCCAGCCGTCGCCGGGTCGTCGCCGTCCGTGCAGGCGACCGCCGGTGCCGCGCTGAACCTCCGGGTCCCGCCGGGTGTCGACCCCGCTGCCGCTGGTGAACTGCTCGTGGCGCACCTGCTGCGGCGAGCGCCCGCCGGGGTCGAGGTCACCGCGCGGGTCACGGGCACCGGCGACGGCTTCCGGGCGACGGCGGGGCAGTACTCGTCGGCGTTCCGGAGCGCACTGGCGTCGTCGTACCGGGTGTCGTCGGTGGGCTCCCTCGGCGGCGGCGGATCGATCCCGCTCTGCGCGACGCTCGAACGGGCGATCCCGGGGGTCGAGGTCATCCTGGCGGGGGTGTCCGAGCCGGCTGCGAACGTGCACGCGCCGGACGAGAGCGTCGATCCGTCCGAGATCGAGCACATGGCCCTGGCCGAGGCGACCTTCCTCGCAGGGCTCGGAGCGGCCGGAAGCTGA
- a CDS encoding ABC transporter substrate-binding protein yields MSSLRRALTAAASALVVLAVATGCTGGGTATAGATQAAGRGTSATDPAASLQAIAPVTDAKDVTGERTATLATDLPPTASTVDEPELPVTVTDNQDTEVTVTSADRILALDISGTLSSTVYGLGLGDHLVGRDVSTGFSGTEDLPLVTQNGHELSAEAILALRPTVLLTDTSLGPWDVVLQIRKAGVPVVVLDPHRDTTNTDAIIEQVATALGVPATGDRLAAEVHAQEQAVAAQVARIAPSARADKLKMVFLYVRGNAGIYYLFGSESGADSLIDAVGGRDVATEQDWTGMRPVNAEALVAMQPDLVIMMTKGLESVDGVDGLLQRVPAIAKTPAGEHRRIVDMADTTVMSFGPRTPEIVAALAAAIYGPADAS; encoded by the coding sequence ATGTCGTCACTCCGTCGCGCCCTCACGGCCGCAGCGTCCGCCCTCGTCGTCCTCGCCGTGGCGACCGGCTGCACCGGCGGCGGCACCGCCACCGCGGGGGCGACGCAGGCGGCGGGTCGCGGGACGAGCGCGACGGACCCGGCCGCGAGCCTCCAGGCCATCGCCCCGGTGACCGACGCGAAGGACGTGACCGGCGAGCGCACCGCGACCCTGGCGACCGACCTGCCGCCGACGGCGAGCACGGTGGACGAGCCCGAGCTGCCCGTCACCGTCACCGACAACCAGGACACCGAGGTGACCGTCACGAGCGCGGACCGGATCCTCGCGCTCGACATCTCCGGCACGCTGTCGTCCACCGTGTACGGCCTCGGCCTGGGGGACCACCTGGTCGGACGGGACGTCTCGACCGGCTTCTCGGGCACCGAGGACCTGCCGCTCGTCACCCAGAACGGCCACGAGCTCTCCGCCGAGGCGATCCTCGCGCTCCGCCCGACGGTGCTGCTGACCGACACCTCGCTCGGCCCGTGGGACGTCGTGCTGCAGATCCGGAAGGCCGGCGTCCCCGTCGTCGTCCTGGACCCGCACCGGGACACCACCAACACCGACGCGATCATCGAGCAGGTCGCGACCGCGCTCGGCGTCCCGGCGACCGGCGACCGCCTGGCCGCCGAGGTGCACGCGCAGGAGCAGGCAGTCGCCGCGCAGGTGGCCCGGATCGCGCCGTCGGCTCGCGCCGACAAGCTGAAGATGGTGTTCCTGTACGTGCGGGGGAACGCCGGGATCTACTACCTGTTCGGCAGCGAGTCCGGCGCCGACTCGCTCATCGACGCCGTCGGCGGGCGGGACGTCGCGACGGAACAGGACTGGACGGGCATGCGCCCCGTCAACGCCGAGGCGCTGGTCGCCATGCAGCCGGACCTGGTGATCATGATGACCAAGGGGCTCGAGTCCGTCGACGGCGTCGACGGACTGCTCCAGCGGGTCCCTGCGATCGCGAAGACGCCCGCGGGCGAGCACCGCCGCATCGTCGACATGGCGGACACGACGGTGATGAGCTTCGGGCCGCGCACGCCCGAGATCGTGGCCGCGTTGGCAGCGGCGATCTACGGTCCGGCGGACGCCTCGTGA
- a CDS encoding iron ABC transporter permease produces the protein MALLTTGLVVGLVVATLVSASVGQLGISPAEVLRTVGRSIGLPVDGPTDDLVTQALWTIRFPRVVMALLIGAALAAAGVLMQAVFANPLADPGVVGVSGGAAFGACASIVFGLQFAGYWTTPLMAFAAGLVATLLVYGLSRAGGRTEVVTLLLTGIAVNAFTGAGLAFLTFLGDQQAREQIVFWQLGSLNGSMWDQAAAIAPVIGAGLVGAVVLTRSLDLLALGDRAARHVGVRVEAVRVVAIVVVALLVGAAVAFAGIIAFVGLVVPHLMRMVIGPAHGPLLLVSTLGGALLLTIADLLARTLVPYADLPIGMLTSLVGGPFFFWLLRRARRRSGGWA, from the coding sequence ATCGCGCTGCTCACCACCGGCCTGGTGGTGGGGCTCGTCGTCGCGACGCTGGTGTCGGCGAGCGTCGGACAGCTCGGGATCTCGCCCGCCGAGGTGCTCCGGACCGTCGGCCGATCGATCGGGCTGCCCGTGGACGGCCCCACCGACGACCTCGTCACGCAGGCGCTGTGGACGATCCGGTTCCCGCGGGTCGTGATGGCGCTGCTGATCGGAGCCGCGCTCGCCGCAGCCGGTGTGCTCATGCAGGCCGTGTTCGCGAACCCCCTGGCCGACCCCGGCGTCGTCGGGGTGTCCGGTGGCGCGGCGTTCGGGGCCTGCGCCTCGATCGTGTTCGGGCTGCAGTTCGCCGGGTACTGGACGACGCCGCTGATGGCCTTCGCCGCTGGCCTGGTCGCGACGCTGCTCGTCTACGGGCTGTCCCGTGCCGGCGGCCGCACCGAGGTCGTCACGCTCCTGCTCACCGGCATCGCCGTGAACGCGTTCACCGGGGCGGGGCTCGCCTTCCTGACGTTCCTCGGCGACCAGCAGGCGCGCGAGCAGATCGTGTTCTGGCAGCTCGGGTCCCTGAACGGCTCGATGTGGGACCAGGCGGCGGCGATCGCTCCCGTCATCGGGGCAGGACTCGTCGGCGCCGTCGTGCTGACGCGCTCGCTCGACCTGCTCGCCCTCGGCGACCGGGCCGCACGGCACGTCGGGGTGCGGGTCGAGGCCGTCCGGGTCGTCGCGATCGTGGTGGTCGCCCTGCTCGTCGGCGCAGCGGTCGCGTTCGCCGGCATCATCGCGTTCGTCGGACTCGTCGTCCCGCACCTGATGCGGATGGTCATCGGCCCGGCGCACGGCCCGCTGCTGCTGGTCTCGACGCTCGGCGGCGCCCTGCTCCTGACGATCGCCGACCTGCTCGCGCGCACCCTGGTGCCGTACGCGGACCTGCCGATCGGCATGCTGACCTCGCTCGTCGGCGGACCCTTCTTCTTCTGGCTCCTGCGCCGTGCCCGCCGACGGTCGGGAGGCTGGGCATGA
- a CDS encoding HtaA domain-containing protein encodes MHTQTRPARRLRALSATVAAIIGLTAAVAGTVPTAATAASGPSTSVTGGTLDWGFKQSFRNYVPAAGQSVSGGASRNADGTFRFTASGGSYDPGTRKLTVTGSGAAVFDHRAHTFVISLRDPAIELTPTTGTLTAGVDVRLVDPTTGATTSDPGTKRIVFATIDVTKGTRSVTDGKYSWTGLPTTITAAGAAAFAADVTGGGNPTQFYAAGTALDPLSVVVTGDWVAEGTDGDGGDQGFSDPGVQGLVSTGVQTTVGDSTIGRVTTVVRDAARALTVVQVPAAGTAKASYFVVDDEGKRVAGPIDPGVATSKPSVDPSTGNIVATASLPAAEFGGTGANVQGYVVIVRGTDAVYRDVVHVKPSVAVPSAKAFTIDPADGSIVAQVAPAANGGSAGLLRVAAVGAGGGSGSGAGSGSGSGSGSGAVTEVGTSPAGGTVRAVTRTATLIGSVTGTISSVGVDWTGERAVVFDQAAALARVVALDTGASVADVSIGATATSGAAGGTVVDSRGRAWWSNDGDATLRAVSLRGTPAVTTSIDRVGGAAYLAVDESAKRLWVSAAGSTDTGNVVRAYAIDGSTAPTLGAEYQPGTTYTGDPIVVAADGRAVVGVVNAATDAADQGLRTFTAVTTPTITEQPADVAVTLTGATTGTDGSTSPATPEQVSFAVTTTGTPTPTVQWQQHTPSGWADLQDGPSVSGATTSTLRITATEGLNGDRYRAVATNVLGTTVVGRVASDTATLRITVQAPTNPGGGNGGGGTGGGGTGGGATVVGADGSITGAENARGASTNVRPATGLSTAAAGTKLTVTGSGFTKNTNGSGLYVLFGYVTKNPSAGGAAGAGYDYVPGSGGTGQDGQGFVAWPDNTGTGAAATAKLNGTKDAGFTQGGVIARSTFTGQSTKRVDCLSGAVQCGVLTIGAHGAADAALETFTPVYFAGQTVPGTLPTGPTTGGGSGGNGGTVIQPPVVQLPPAATAPTITNASDTAPTAAPTAAPRNTAAQPRNSAKAPSAAEPPTAPAADSDELARKIDAGDITTVAAADAGIPDEVTAGDRLELRLPWTGDDEGGSVWTYSEPVQGDDFTVEDGTATASVDTTGLEVGGHHVVLVGDQGTVVAVPFTVVDGVGAVAQSADSGAGTVAAAADGGADGGMTTETLLLVVIGFLGGLVVLAIGLVVLLLTGVLQVRTRRKPSAPAAA; translated from the coding sequence ATGCACACCCAGACCAGACCGGCCCGTCGCCTCCGCGCGCTCAGCGCCACCGTCGCCGCGATCATCGGCCTGACGGCGGCCGTCGCCGGCACCGTGCCCACCGCCGCGACCGCCGCCTCGGGGCCGAGCACGTCCGTCACGGGCGGCACGCTCGACTGGGGGTTCAAGCAGTCGTTCCGGAACTACGTGCCGGCCGCAGGGCAGTCGGTGTCCGGCGGTGCGTCGAGGAACGCCGACGGCACGTTCCGGTTCACCGCATCGGGCGGCAGCTACGACCCCGGCACGCGGAAGCTCACCGTCACGGGTTCCGGCGCCGCGGTGTTCGACCACCGGGCGCACACGTTCGTCATCTCGCTGCGCGACCCGGCGATCGAGCTCACGCCGACCACCGGCACCCTGACCGCCGGGGTCGACGTGCGGCTGGTGGACCCGACGACCGGTGCCACGACGTCCGACCCGGGGACGAAGCGCATCGTGTTCGCGACGATCGACGTCACCAAGGGCACCCGATCGGTCACCGACGGGAAGTACTCGTGGACCGGACTGCCCACCACGATCACCGCGGCGGGTGCGGCGGCCTTCGCAGCCGACGTCACCGGCGGCGGCAACCCGACGCAGTTCTACGCCGCGGGCACCGCGCTGGACCCGCTCTCGGTCGTCGTGACGGGCGACTGGGTCGCCGAGGGGACCGATGGTGACGGCGGCGACCAGGGGTTCAGCGACCCCGGCGTCCAGGGACTCGTGAGCACCGGCGTGCAGACCACGGTCGGTGACAGCACGATCGGCCGGGTCACCACGGTGGTGCGGGACGCCGCGCGCGCCCTGACCGTCGTGCAGGTACCGGCTGCCGGAACCGCCAAGGCGAGTTACTTCGTCGTGGACGACGAGGGCAAGCGCGTCGCCGGGCCGATCGACCCCGGTGTCGCCACCTCGAAGCCGAGCGTCGACCCGTCGACCGGGAACATCGTCGCGACCGCGTCGTTGCCCGCCGCGGAGTTCGGCGGCACCGGCGCGAACGTCCAGGGGTACGTCGTCATCGTGCGCGGCACGGACGCCGTGTACCGGGACGTCGTGCACGTGAAGCCCTCCGTCGCGGTGCCCTCGGCGAAGGCGTTCACGATCGACCCCGCCGACGGCTCGATCGTCGCGCAGGTCGCCCCGGCCGCCAACGGCGGGTCCGCGGGGCTGCTGCGGGTGGCCGCCGTCGGGGCGGGTGGCGGATCCGGTTCTGGTGCTGGCTCTGGCTCTGGTTCCGGTTCTGGTTCGGGTGCGGTGACCGAGGTCGGCACCAGCCCCGCTGGCGGGACCGTCCGCGCCGTCACCCGCACGGCCACCCTGATCGGCTCGGTCACCGGGACGATCTCGTCGGTCGGCGTCGACTGGACCGGTGAGCGCGCCGTCGTCTTCGACCAGGCCGCCGCCCTCGCCCGCGTCGTCGCGCTCGACACCGGGGCCTCGGTCGCCGACGTGTCGATCGGTGCCACCGCGACGTCCGGGGCCGCCGGAGGCACGGTCGTCGACTCCCGGGGCCGGGCGTGGTGGAGCAACGACGGCGACGCCACGCTCCGAGCCGTCTCGCTGCGCGGGACCCCGGCCGTGACGACCTCGATCGACCGGGTCGGCGGTGCCGCGTACCTGGCCGTCGACGAGTCCGCGAAGCGCCTCTGGGTGTCGGCCGCCGGCAGCACCGACACCGGCAACGTCGTCCGCGCCTACGCGATCGACGGCAGCACCGCGCCCACGCTCGGTGCCGAGTACCAGCCCGGCACCACCTACACCGGCGACCCGATCGTGGTCGCCGCCGACGGCCGCGCGGTGGTCGGCGTCGTGAACGCCGCGACCGACGCCGCCGACCAGGGGCTCCGCACGTTCACGGCCGTGACCACCCCGACCATCACGGAGCAGCCGGCCGACGTCGCCGTGACGCTGACCGGCGCGACCACCGGAACCGACGGCAGCACGAGCCCCGCCACGCCGGAGCAGGTGTCGTTCGCGGTCACCACGACCGGGACGCCGACGCCCACCGTGCAGTGGCAGCAGCACACCCCGTCCGGCTGGGCCGACCTGCAGGACGGCCCCTCGGTCTCCGGCGCGACGACCAGCACACTCCGCATCACCGCCACCGAAGGGCTGAACGGCGACCGGTACCGCGCGGTCGCCACGAACGTCCTCGGTACGACCGTCGTCGGTCGGGTCGCCTCGGACACCGCGACCCTGCGCATCACCGTGCAGGCGCCGACGAACCCGGGCGGCGGGAACGGCGGCGGGGGAACGGGCGGCGGCGGCACCGGCGGCGGGGCGACCGTGGTCGGGGCGGACGGGTCGATCACCGGGGCGGAGAACGCCCGCGGAGCCTCGACGAACGTGCGGCCGGCCACCGGCCTCTCGACCGCCGCGGCGGGCACGAAGCTCACCGTGACCGGCTCCGGCTTCACGAAGAACACCAACGGCTCCGGGCTGTACGTGCTGTTCGGGTACGTCACGAAGAACCCGAGCGCCGGGGGAGCGGCCGGCGCTGGCTACGACTACGTCCCCGGGTCCGGCGGCACCGGGCAGGACGGCCAGGGCTTCGTCGCCTGGCCCGACAACACCGGCACCGGCGCCGCGGCGACCGCGAAGCTCAACGGCACGAAGGACGCCGGCTTCACGCAGGGCGGCGTCATCGCGCGCTCCACCTTCACCGGCCAGTCGACGAAGCGTGTCGACTGCCTGTCCGGGGCCGTGCAGTGCGGTGTCCTGACCATCGGTGCGCACGGCGCCGCCGACGCCGCGCTCGAGACCTTCACGCCGGTGTACTTCGCCGGACAGACGGTCCCCGGCACCCTGCCGACCGGTCCGACCACGGGTGGTGGTAGCGGCGGCAACGGCGGCACGGTCATCCAGCCGCCCGTCGTGCAGCTGCCGCCGGCCGCCACCGCACCGACCATCACGAACGCCTCGGACACGGCGCCGACGGCCGCGCCGACCGCTGCGCCGCGGAACACCGCCGCCCAGCCCCGGAACAGCGCGAAGGCACCCTCGGCCGCCGAGCCACCCACGGCCCCCGCCGCGGACTCCGACGAGCTGGCACGCAAGATCGACGCCGGCGACATCACCACCGTCGCGGCCGCCGATGCCGGGATCCCCGACGAGGTCACCGCCGGTGACCGGCTCGAGCTCCGCCTGCCGTGGACGGGCGACGACGAGGGCGGGAGCGTGTGGACCTACTCCGAACCGGTGCAGGGCGACGACTTCACCGTCGAGGACGGCACGGCCACCGCCTCGGTCGACACCACCGGACTGGAGGTCGGCGGCCACCACGTCGTGCTCGTCGGTGACCAGGGAACGGTCGTCGCGGTGCCGTTCACGGTGGTCGACGGCGTCGGAGCGGTTGCCCAGTCGGCCGACTCCGGAGCCGGGACCGTCGCGGCGGCGGCAGACGGCGGCGCAGACGGCGGGATGACCACCGAGACCCTGCTGCTCGTGGTGATCGGGTTCCTCGGCGGGCTCGTGGTGCTCGCGATCGGCCTGGTCGTGCTGCTGCTGACGGGGGTGCTGCAGGTTCGGACGCGGCGGAAGCCATCGGCACCTGCCGCCGCCTGA
- a CDS encoding NAD(P)-dependent alcohol dehydrogenase: protein MRTVNAYAAPSATEPLVKTTITRRDVGANDVEIDIAYAGICHSDIHTVRGEWGQIQYPQVVGHEIVGHVSAVGENVTKHQVGDRVGVGCMVNSCGECENCVAGEEQYCLKGNIGTYTSVDPADGSITQGGYSQAIVVNEDFVLRVPESLDIEKVAPLLCAGITTYSPLHHWKAGPGTKVAVIGMGGLGHMAVKIAVALGAEVTVLSQTTSKEADSLRYGAKAHYATKDPETFEKLANSFELIINTVSAKIPMGSYLGLLKVDGTLVNVGAPSEPLEVPAFALIPRRLSWAGSAIGGIRETQEMLDFCAEHDILPETELISADQINEAYERVLSSDVRYRFVIDAATLA, encoded by the coding sequence TTGCGCACCGTCAACGCGTACGCGGCACCGTCAGCGACCGAGCCGCTCGTCAAGACCACCATCACCCGTCGTGACGTCGGAGCGAACGACGTCGAGATCGACATCGCCTACGCCGGCATCTGCCACTCGGACATCCACACCGTCCGCGGTGAGTGGGGCCAGATCCAGTACCCGCAGGTCGTCGGCCACGAGATCGTCGGCCACGTCTCCGCCGTCGGCGAGAACGTCACCAAGCACCAGGTCGGCGACCGCGTCGGCGTCGGCTGCATGGTCAACTCCTGCGGCGAGTGCGAGAACTGCGTCGCCGGCGAGGAGCAGTACTGCCTCAAGGGCAACATCGGCACGTACACGAGCGTCGACCCGGCCGACGGCTCGATCACCCAGGGCGGCTACTCGCAGGCGATCGTCGTGAACGAGGACTTCGTCCTCCGCGTCCCCGAGTCGCTCGACATCGAGAAGGTCGCGCCGCTGCTCTGCGCCGGCATCACCACCTACTCGCCGCTGCACCACTGGAAGGCCGGCCCCGGCACGAAGGTCGCGGTCATCGGCATGGGTGGCCTCGGCCACATGGCCGTCAAGATCGCCGTCGCCCTGGGCGCCGAGGTCACCGTCCTGTCGCAGACCACCTCGAAGGAAGCCGACTCGCTCCGCTACGGCGCGAAGGCCCACTACGCGACGAAGGACCCGGAGACGTTCGAGAAGCTCGCGAACTCCTTCGAGCTCATCATCAACACCGTGTCGGCGAAGATCCCGATGGGCTCGTACCTCGGCCTGCTCAAGGTCGACGGCACGCTCGTCAACGTCGGCGCTCCGTCCGAGCCGCTCGAGGTCCCGGCGTTCGCCCTGATCCCGCGCCGGCTCAGCTGGGCCGGGTCCGCCATCGGCGGCATCCGCGAGACCCAGGAGATGCTGGACTTCTGCGCCGAGCACGACATCCTGCCGGAGACCGAGCTCATCAGCGCCGACCAGATCAACGAGGCCTACGAGCGTGTCCTGTCCTCGGACGTCCGCTACCGCTTCGTGATCGACGCGGCCACGCTGGCGTAG
- a CDS encoding heme ABC transporter ATP-binding protein, with product MIETSAVGAVVVSGIGVVIDGRPLLADVDLTVRAGEVLALVGPNGAGKSTLLRAIAGDLAHSGTVAIDGVRTGGEAPLATARRRAVLEQDTAVAFGFRVGEVVRMGRAPWRGTPRAVDDDTVVARVLDQVELADRIDQAFPSLSGGERARASFARVLAQSTPVLLLDEPTAALDLRHQEAVLAVARAHARAGGAVVVVLHDLSLAGAYADRVAMLAGGRIVADGTPTDVLTADRIGAVYRHPVTVVPDPNTGTPVVVPSRTLQEASS from the coding sequence ATGATCGAGACGAGCGCTGTCGGCGCTGTGGTCGTGTCCGGGATCGGCGTCGTCATCGACGGTCGACCGCTGCTCGCCGACGTCGACCTGACGGTGCGCGCGGGCGAGGTCCTGGCGCTCGTCGGTCCGAACGGCGCAGGCAAGTCGACCCTGCTCCGGGCGATCGCCGGTGACCTCGCCCACAGCGGCACGGTCGCGATCGACGGGGTGCGCACCGGCGGCGAAGCACCGCTCGCCACCGCTCGTCGGCGTGCCGTGCTCGAGCAGGACACCGCCGTGGCCTTCGGGTTCCGCGTCGGCGAGGTCGTCCGGATGGGCCGGGCGCCGTGGCGGGGGACCCCGCGAGCGGTCGACGACGACACCGTGGTCGCGCGGGTGCTCGACCAGGTCGAACTCGCCGACCGGATCGACCAGGCGTTCCCCTCGTTGTCGGGCGGGGAGCGCGCCCGGGCCTCGTTCGCCCGGGTCCTGGCGCAGTCGACCCCGGTGCTGCTGCTCGACGAACCGACCGCCGCCCTCGACCTGCGACACCAGGAGGCCGTGCTGGCCGTCGCCCGCGCACACGCCCGGGCCGGTGGCGCCGTCGTCGTGGTGCTCCACGACCTGAGCCTCGCCGGGGCGTACGCCGACCGCGTCGCCATGCTCGCCGGCGGCCGGATCGTCGCCGACGGCACCCCCACCGACGTCCTGACCGCCGACCGCATCGGCGCCGTCTACCGGCACCCGGTCACCGTCGTGCCCGACCCGAACACCGGCACGCCCGTCGTCGTGCCGTCCCGAACCCTCCAGGAGGCCTCCTCGTGA